One genomic window of Actinoalloteichus hoggarensis includes the following:
- a CDS encoding Gfo/Idh/MocA family protein: MNDRDAPLRWGIVSTGAIAATVVEDLHRVTEIEVLAVSSRTQTRAEEFAARHRIPRAYADYRLLLADPDVDVVYIATPHAAHHEVAAAALLADKHVLCEKAFTVTAEQARELVDLARERGRFLMEAMWTRFNPLIRRLRDLVSDGVIGDVRTVSADFGFAVPYDPTARLWDAAQGGGALLDLGVYPVSFAHMLLGEPTGIEVHGSLAPNGVDAESGLLLRYPAGAHAMLRSSLTASLHARACVSGTLGRVDLTDPFFRPTEMTVTVHGAEPVVHRLELDGAGYTYQLREVCLRVRAGEVESPHQTHAETVAVLRTVGAALAGLGARVG, encoded by the coding sequence GTGAACGACAGGGATGCACCACTGCGCTGGGGAATCGTCTCGACGGGCGCCATCGCCGCGACGGTGGTCGAGGACCTGCATCGGGTGACCGAGATCGAGGTGCTCGCCGTCTCCTCTCGTACGCAGACACGCGCCGAGGAGTTCGCCGCACGACATCGCATTCCGCGTGCCTACGCGGACTACCGCCTGCTGCTGGCCGATCCGGACGTCGACGTCGTCTACATCGCCACGCCGCATGCCGCGCACCACGAGGTGGCGGCGGCCGCGCTCCTCGCCGACAAGCACGTGCTGTGCGAGAAGGCGTTCACCGTGACCGCCGAGCAGGCCCGAGAGCTGGTCGACCTCGCCCGGGAGCGGGGGCGCTTCCTCATGGAGGCCATGTGGACGCGATTCAACCCGCTGATCCGACGGTTACGCGACCTCGTCTCCGACGGGGTCATCGGCGACGTCCGCACGGTCTCCGCCGACTTCGGCTTCGCGGTCCCCTACGACCCGACAGCCCGTCTCTGGGACGCGGCGCAGGGTGGCGGCGCGCTGCTGGATCTCGGCGTCTATCCGGTGTCGTTCGCGCACATGCTGCTCGGCGAGCCCACCGGGATCGAGGTGCACGGTTCGCTGGCACCCAACGGCGTCGACGCCGAGAGCGGCCTGCTGCTGCGCTACCCGGCGGGGGCGCACGCGATGCTGCGGTCGTCGCTGACCGCCTCGCTGCACGCCCGCGCCTGCGTGTCGGGAACCCTCGGCCGCGTCGACCTGACAGATCCGTTCTTCCGGCCCACCGAGATGACGGTGACCGTCCACGGCGCGGAACCGGTGGTCCACCGCCTGGAACTCGACGGCGCCGGATACACCTACCAGCTCCGAGAGGTCTGCCTGCGGGTGCGGGCGGGCGAGGTCGAGAGCCCGCACCAGACCCACGCCGAGACGGTCGCCGTCCTGCGCACCGTGGGTGCCGCGCTGGCCGGGCTCGGCGCCCGGGTGGGCTGA
- the map gene encoding type I methionyl aminopeptidase, whose translation MVEIKKDSELAAMREAGRVVGRALVEVRAAAKIGVSLRELDDLAHEAMKAAGARPSFLHYQPVFAPTPFTGVLCTSVNDAVVHGIPDGYRLRDGDLLSIDCGAELDGWHGDAAISIVIGSAADDDLRLIDTTAAALEAGIAAAVVGARLGDVSHAIGAVGRAAGYGIPADFGGHGIGRALHEGPALPNDGRAGRGVTLRHGLVLAIEPMFTAGGRDACRTDDDGWTVRTVDGSRAAHVEHTVAVTDDGPCILTLP comes from the coding sequence GTGGTCGAGATCAAGAAGGACAGCGAGCTGGCGGCGATGCGCGAGGCGGGGCGGGTTGTCGGCCGCGCCCTCGTCGAGGTACGAGCCGCCGCGAAGATCGGCGTCTCGCTGCGAGAACTGGACGACCTCGCCCACGAGGCGATGAAGGCCGCCGGAGCTCGACCGTCGTTCCTGCACTACCAGCCGGTGTTCGCTCCGACACCCTTCACCGGTGTGCTGTGCACCTCGGTCAACGACGCCGTCGTGCACGGCATCCCCGACGGTTACCGGCTGCGCGACGGCGACCTCCTGAGCATCGACTGCGGCGCCGAGCTGGACGGCTGGCACGGCGACGCCGCGATCAGCATCGTGATCGGCTCGGCCGCCGACGACGATCTCCGACTCATCGACACCACCGCCGCCGCGCTCGAGGCAGGCATCGCCGCCGCCGTGGTCGGCGCGCGCCTCGGTGACGTCTCCCATGCGATCGGCGCCGTCGGCCGGGCCGCGGGCTATGGGATACCCGCGGACTTCGGCGGTCACGGCATCGGACGCGCGCTGCACGAAGGCCCCGCGCTGCCCAACGACGGCAGGGCGGGCCGGGGTGTCACCCTGCGCCACGGACTGGTACTGGCCATCGAGCCGATGTTCACGGCGGGCGGACGCGATGCCTGCCGGACGGACGACGACGGGTGGACCGTGCGCACCGTCGACGGGAGCCGGGCAGCCCATGTCGAGCACACCGTCGCCGTGACCGACGACGGCCCATGCATCCTCACCCTGCCCTGA
- a CDS encoding DUF6069 family protein: MPVGTSSAPLVDREQLVLSRMPFALAIAGLLAALGNSLLRLGATLVIDVDPALLPLRLMPPIVVSVLAAVGAALVLSALHRWNSRPVHTFTVVAVVVLVASFIPLAVIGLVDEPPAGLSGIDVPTLTVLGLMHVVAFATIVPTLIRLTRPTPAPDRPASADTDAETISAEAGTTEAGTAVGGDTTVEQAVEPNDQSPGGHRTAETTPARD; the protein is encoded by the coding sequence ATGCCCGTCGGGACCTCTTCCGCACCACTGGTCGATCGTGAACAGCTCGTCCTGAGCAGGATGCCGTTCGCGCTGGCGATCGCCGGCCTCCTCGCCGCGCTGGGCAACTCACTGCTACGGCTCGGCGCGACGCTGGTGATCGACGTCGATCCCGCGCTGCTGCCGCTGCGGCTCATGCCGCCCATCGTCGTCAGCGTGCTGGCCGCGGTCGGTGCGGCGCTCGTCTTGAGCGCACTGCATCGTTGGAACTCCCGGCCCGTGCACACCTTCACGGTCGTCGCCGTCGTCGTCCTCGTGGCGTCGTTCATCCCGCTGGCGGTGATCGGCCTGGTCGACGAGCCGCCCGCCGGTCTGAGCGGGATCGACGTGCCCACGCTGACGGTCCTCGGACTGATGCACGTCGTGGCGTTCGCGACGATCGTCCCCACCCTGATCCGCCTCACGCGACCGACCCCGGCGCCCGACCGACCCGCGTCTGCTGACACGGACGCCGAGACGATCAGCGCCGAGGCCGGGACCACCGAAGCGGGGACCGCCGTCGGCGGCGACACGACCGTGGAGCAGGCGGTCGAACC
- a CDS encoding FadR/GntR family transcriptional regulator, with protein sequence MSLTDTAITKIRGMIVSGELRPGDRLPREADLADRLGLSRNSLREAVRALSLIRVLDVRQGDGTYVTSLEPSVLLEAMGFIVDLHRDDSLLQFFEVRRILESAAASLAAQSATEAQIADLAALLDDLGEQPSVDELLANDLEFHRRVAAVSGNEVLVSLIETVSSRTQRARIWRGLTENGAVRRTIAEHRAILDAIGAGRADLASAAMTMHVAGVESWLRTQAQLDDGDG encoded by the coding sequence GTGTCGCTGACCGACACGGCCATCACCAAGATCCGCGGCATGATCGTCTCCGGTGAACTGCGCCCCGGCGACCGGCTGCCGAGGGAGGCCGATCTGGCCGACCGACTGGGACTGTCGCGCAACTCGCTGCGCGAGGCGGTCCGAGCGCTCTCGCTCATCCGTGTGCTGGACGTCCGTCAGGGCGACGGCACCTACGTGACGAGCCTGGAACCCTCGGTGCTGCTGGAGGCCATGGGCTTCATCGTCGACCTGCACCGCGACGACAGCCTGCTCCAGTTCTTCGAGGTGCGCCGCATCCTCGAGTCCGCGGCGGCCTCACTGGCCGCACAGTCGGCCACCGAGGCGCAGATCGCCGATCTCGCGGCGCTGCTCGACGATCTCGGCGAGCAGCCGTCCGTCGACGAGCTGCTGGCCAACGACCTGGAATTCCATCGGCGGGTCGCGGCGGTCAGCGGCAACGAGGTGCTGGTCTCCTTGATCGAGACGGTGTCCAGCCGCACCCAACGCGCCAGGATCTGGCGCGGGCTGACCGAGAACGGAGCGGTGCGGCGCACGATCGCCGAGCACCGCGCCATCCTGGACGCCATCGGCGCGGGCCGAGCCGATCTGGCGTCCGCCGCGATGACGATGCACGTCGCCGGCGTCGAAAGCTGGCTACGAACGCAGGCTCAGCTCGATGACGGGGACGGCTGA
- a CDS encoding ThuA domain-containing protein: protein MSESKNRPSMLVYSRTTAFRHESIPAGVAAISGLGRDHGFVVTATEDPDVLTAEVAAQTVVVFLSTSGTSTDAAGRAELEKWVRAGGGFVGVHGASTSDKDWPFYRDLVGARFVDHPEIQRVPAEVEDRAHPSTAHLGPTWDRTDEWYNFDASPRQDVRVLLSVDEARYEPGPQAMGDHPIAWCHEPHGGRSWYTALGHSSEAYADPEFLAHLLGGIRWAARLDG from the coding sequence ATGAGCGAGTCGAAGAACCGCCCCTCGATGCTGGTGTACTCGCGGACGACGGCGTTTCGGCACGAGTCGATCCCGGCCGGGGTGGCCGCGATCAGCGGACTCGGCCGGGACCACGGTTTCGTGGTGACGGCCACCGAGGACCCGGACGTCCTGACCGCCGAGGTGGCCGCGCAGACGGTGGTGGTCTTCCTGAGCACCAGCGGGACGTCGACGGACGCCGCGGGCCGGGCCGAGTTGGAGAAGTGGGTCCGCGCGGGCGGCGGCTTCGTCGGAGTGCACGGGGCGAGCACCTCGGACAAGGACTGGCCGTTCTACCGTGATCTGGTCGGCGCCCGTTTCGTCGACCACCCGGAGATCCAGCGAGTCCCGGCCGAGGTGGAGGATCGGGCGCATCCGTCGACCGCGCACCTCGGCCCGACCTGGGATCGGACCGACGAGTGGTACAACTTCGACGCCAGCCCGCGGCAGGACGTCCGCGTCCTGCTCTCCGTCGACGAGGCACGGTACGAGCCGGGTCCGCAGGCCATGGGGGACCACCCCATCGCCTGGTGCCACGAACCGCACGGCGGCCGGTCCTGGTACACCGCCCTCGGACACTCATCGGAGGCGTACGCCGATCCGGAGTTCCTTGCGCATCTGCTCGGCGGCATCCGCTGGGCTGCCCGGCTCGACGGCTGA
- a CDS encoding alpha-L-fucosidase: MSSRSTARTDWFTEARFGLFVHWGLYSLAARHEWVKLRERLGDEHYDRYVEQFRADRYDPRQWAADAKAAGMRYAVLTSKHHEGFCLWDSALTEYKATATPAARDVLAEFVDAFRAEGLRVGFYYSLIDWHHPDYPLDWMHPAWRSGVEPGGDLPSYVDYLHGQVRELITDHRPDILWFDFSFPEFPPEEGAPGKGRDDWQSARLVEMIRELDPDVLLNDRLDLPGSADFRTPEEMEPHVDLRSGEHSVPWEACRTLNGSWGYAPSFQQWLDAGQVLRLLVDGVAKNGNLLLNIGPTGRGEFEPRARELLAEVGEWMRLHGDSVHGAGASTVAAPADCRMTQAGDRVFVHLFAWPAGRLVIEGLAGRLRYASFLHDGAEVPFTEVRGWTADVPHRVAPGPEGSVVLTLPARRPDSAVPVIELSLRS; this comes from the coding sequence ATGAGCTCCCGATCCACCGCCCGAACCGACTGGTTCACCGAGGCCCGCTTCGGGTTGTTCGTGCACTGGGGCCTCTACTCGCTGGCGGCTCGACACGAATGGGTGAAGCTGCGCGAGCGTCTCGGCGACGAGCACTACGATCGGTACGTCGAGCAGTTCCGGGCCGACCGGTACGACCCGAGGCAGTGGGCCGCCGACGCCAAGGCCGCCGGGATGCGGTACGCGGTGCTCACCAGCAAGCATCACGAAGGCTTCTGCCTGTGGGACTCCGCCCTGACCGAGTACAAGGCCACCGCCACCCCTGCGGCCAGAGACGTGCTCGCCGAGTTCGTCGACGCCTTCCGTGCCGAGGGGCTGCGGGTCGGCTTCTACTACTCGCTGATCGACTGGCACCACCCGGACTACCCGCTCGACTGGATGCACCCGGCGTGGCGAAGCGGTGTGGAGCCCGGCGGAGATCTGCCGAGCTACGTCGACTACCTGCACGGACAGGTGCGCGAGCTGATCACCGACCATCGGCCCGACATCCTGTGGTTCGACTTCTCCTTCCCCGAGTTCCCGCCTGAGGAGGGCGCACCGGGTAAGGGACGCGACGACTGGCAGTCGGCTCGGCTGGTCGAGATGATCCGCGAGCTGGATCCCGACGTGCTGCTCAACGACCGGCTCGACCTGCCCGGCAGCGCCGACTTCCGCACGCCCGAGGAGATGGAGCCGCACGTCGACCTGCGATCGGGCGAGCACAGCGTGCCGTGGGAGGCATGCCGGACGCTCAACGGATCATGGGGATACGCGCCGTCGTTCCAGCAGTGGCTGGACGCGGGACAGGTGTTGCGTCTCCTTGTCGACGGCGTCGCGAAGAACGGGAATCTGCTGCTCAACATCGGGCCCACCGGCAGGGGGGAGTTCGAGCCTCGGGCAAGGGAACTGCTGGCCGAGGTGGGCGAGTGGATGCGGCTGCACGGCGACTCCGTGCACGGCGCCGGGGCGAGCACCGTGGCCGCGCCGGCGGACTGTCGGATGACTCAGGCGGGGGACCGGGTGTTCGTGCACCTGTTCGCCTGGCCCGCGGGGCGACTCGTCATCGAGGGGTTGGCGGGCAGACTGCGCTACGCCTCCTTCCTGCACGACGGGGCGGAGGTGCCGTTCACGGAGGTGCGCGGCTGGACCGCCGACGTGCCGCACCGCGTCGCGCCGGGGCCGGAAGGCTCCGTGGTGCTCACCCTGCCCGCCCGGCGACCGGACTCAGCCGTCCCCGTCATCGAGCTGAGCCTGCGTTCGTAG
- a CDS encoding ABC transporter substrate-binding protein, protein MLRRSLVGAVGVVAVLAAGCGSSAGEGDQVTLRFGYWGNDDRAQATNEAIALFEERNPDITVEASFSSFESYFQKLATETAGRNAPDVIQMDYRYLREYGDRGALADLASGEAATELSTDGISAELLSSGQLDGQLLGVPMSQNTQILFYDTEIFDSVGVTPEDGWTWDEFEAASSAISALDEGQVFGTADFGMAIDWFEVWLGQQGGELYTAEGTLGYGVEEVVEYWELADRFRESGASTPADIGTGADGSIATSPMGKNRAASEFGYDSGLTSYTQTLGEQISVAPFPSDGDDLGQYAKPSMLASVFSGSEHQAEAARFIDFMINDPDAGEILGTTRGMPANDEVRSAISGSLEGAELVAYEFEEAIADRLVAAPAPPPPGEGAIKRDFQRINDEIAFGRLSVQEGAEQFIAGAEQQLS, encoded by the coding sequence ATGTTGAGACGTTCTCTGGTTGGGGCCGTCGGCGTGGTCGCCGTGCTGGCCGCCGGCTGCGGCTCGTCGGCGGGCGAAGGCGACCAGGTGACCCTGCGCTTCGGATACTGGGGCAACGACGACCGAGCCCAGGCGACCAATGAGGCCATCGCGCTGTTCGAGGAGCGCAATCCGGACATCACCGTCGAGGCCTCCTTCTCGTCCTTCGAGTCCTATTTCCAGAAGCTGGCGACCGAGACCGCGGGGCGCAACGCCCCCGACGTCATCCAGATGGACTACCGCTATCTGCGGGAGTACGGCGACCGAGGAGCGCTCGCCGACCTGGCCTCCGGTGAGGCGGCCACCGAGCTGAGCACGGACGGGATCTCCGCCGAGCTGCTGTCCTCCGGTCAGCTGGACGGTCAGCTCCTCGGCGTCCCGATGAGCCAGAACACCCAGATCCTCTTCTACGACACCGAGATCTTCGACTCGGTCGGCGTCACGCCGGAGGACGGCTGGACCTGGGACGAGTTCGAGGCGGCCTCCTCCGCCATCAGCGCCTTGGACGAGGGACAGGTCTTCGGCACCGCGGACTTCGGCATGGCCATCGACTGGTTCGAGGTGTGGCTCGGCCAGCAGGGCGGCGAGCTCTACACCGCCGAGGGCACGCTCGGCTACGGCGTCGAGGAGGTCGTCGAGTACTGGGAGCTGGCGGACCGCTTCCGGGAGTCCGGCGCGTCCACCCCGGCCGACATCGGCACCGGGGCCGACGGCTCCATCGCCACCAGCCCGATGGGCAAGAACCGCGCGGCCTCCGAGTTCGGCTACGACAGCGGCCTGACCTCCTACACCCAGACTCTCGGCGAGCAGATCAGCGTCGCACCCTTCCCGAGTGACGGGGACGACCTCGGGCAGTACGCCAAGCCCAGCATGCTGGCCTCGGTGTTCTCCGGTTCGGAGCACCAGGCGGAGGCCGCCAGGTTCATCGACTTCATGATCAACGACCCCGACGCGGGCGAGATCCTGGGCACGACTCGGGGAATGCCTGCCAACGACGAGGTGCGCTCGGCGATCAGCGGCTCCCTGGAGGGCGCCGAGCTCGTGGCGTACGAGTTCGAGGAGGCCATCGCCGACCGGCTCGTGGCCGCGCCCGCCCCGCCGCCGCCCGGTGAGGGCGCCATCAAGCGGGACTTCCAGCGCATCAACGACGAGATCGCCTTCGGTCGCCTCAGCGTGCAGGAGGGTGCCGAGCAGTTCATCGCGGGGGCCGAGCAGCAGCTCTCCTGA
- a CDS encoding amidohydrolase family protein: protein MGNSGGPPVEKSGEPPVEGSDRPWSGSGGPPPGDGSVGHSRHDGSTAGAVGGWAPSSGAARWSSAVGALAEAENVVCKLSGLITEASWSDWTVDDIRPYADRLLSTFGPRRLLYGSDWPVCELAGTYGEVLTLADRLTDALSVAERRRVLSTNAREWYRLRG from the coding sequence ATGGGGAACAGCGGCGGTCCGCCCGTCGAGAAGAGCGGTGAGCCGCCGGTCGAGGGGAGTGACAGGCCGTGGTCTGGTTCGGGTGGACCGCCGCCCGGGGACGGGTCTGTCGGTCATTCGCGCCACGACGGGTCGACGGCCGGGGCGGTCGGCGGGTGGGCGCCGTCCTCGGGCGCGGCCCGGTGGTCGTCGGCGGTGGGGGCTCTCGCCGAGGCCGAGAACGTGGTGTGCAAGCTGTCCGGCCTGATCACCGAGGCCTCGTGGTCGGACTGGACGGTCGACGACATCCGGCCGTACGCCGATCGGCTGCTGTCGACCTTCGGCCCGCGGCGACTCCTCTACGGCAGTGACTGGCCGGTCTGCGAGCTGGCAGGCACCTATGGGGAGGTGCTGACCTTGGCGGATCGGCTCACCGACGCGCTGTCCGTCGCCGAGCGGCGCCGTGTGCTGTCGACCAACGCCCGAGAGTGGTACCGGCTTCGGGGATGA
- a CDS encoding aldo/keto reductase — translation MGLGCAALGNLFAALPDDQASATVDAAWEAGIRTFDTAPHYGLGLSERRLGAALRDRPRDEYVLSTKVGRLLDPAPAGAEASRDQEGFDVPATHRRRWDFSAEGVRRSLADSLDRLGLDRIDVVLLHDPDDHLDWAVREAYPALRDLRAAGLVGAIGAGMNSASALTGLVEECDLDVVLVAGRYTVLEQGALDRLLPACVRRGTSVLVGGVFNSGLLAADRPGPDATYDYATAPTELIERARRIADVCERHGARLPQAALRLPLAHPAVAGVLVGARSPDEIVHDVALAAEPVPTGCWAELKAAGLLRADVPVPEE, via the coding sequence CTGGGCCTGGGCTGCGCGGCGCTGGGAAACCTGTTCGCCGCACTGCCGGACGATCAGGCCTCGGCGACGGTCGACGCCGCCTGGGAAGCCGGCATCCGCACCTTCGACACCGCGCCGCATTACGGACTCGGTCTGTCGGAACGCAGGCTTGGCGCCGCCCTCCGGGATCGTCCTCGAGACGAGTACGTGCTCTCGACGAAGGTGGGGAGGCTGCTGGACCCCGCGCCTGCGGGCGCCGAGGCCTCCCGCGATCAGGAGGGCTTCGACGTCCCGGCCACCCACCGTCGCCGCTGGGACTTCAGCGCCGAGGGCGTCCGGCGGTCCCTGGCGGACTCCTTGGACCGGCTGGGCCTGGACCGGATCGACGTCGTCCTGCTGCACGACCCCGACGACCACCTGGACTGGGCGGTGCGGGAGGCGTATCCGGCTCTGCGTGACCTGCGCGCCGCAGGACTGGTCGGCGCGATCGGCGCGGGGATGAACAGCGCCTCGGCGTTGACCGGTCTGGTCGAGGAGTGCGATCTGGACGTCGTCCTGGTGGCAGGCCGATACACGGTCCTGGAGCAGGGCGCGCTCGACCGCCTGCTGCCCGCCTGCGTCCGACGAGGCACCTCGGTGCTGGTGGGCGGGGTGTTCAACTCCGGGTTGCTGGCCGCCGATCGACCCGGCCCGGACGCGACCTACGACTACGCGACCGCGCCGACGGAGCTGATCGAACGCGCCCGGCGGATCGCCGACGTCTGCGAACGACACGGCGCGCGGCTGCCGCAGGCGGCACTGCGACTGCCGCTGGCGCACCCGGCCGTGGCAGGCGTGCTGGTGGGAGCGCGATCGCCCGACGAGATCGTGCACGACGTCGCGCTGGCCGCCGAGCCGGTGCCCACCGGCTGCTGGGCGGAGTTGAAGGCGGCCGGTTTGCTACGCGCCGACGTCCCCGTACCCGAGGAGTGA
- a CDS encoding L-rhamnose mutarotase, translating to METIALHTRLEPGREQDYDDVHRVIPAQLDAALRAAGVRSWRIWRDGRELFHLVECEDYQAMRAALRDDPANVEWQRRLAPLLAVPDDYSGGDNGISMVWQLP from the coding sequence ATGGAGACGATCGCGCTGCACACCAGGCTGGAGCCGGGGCGTGAGCAGGACTATGACGACGTGCACCGGGTGATCCCCGCGCAGCTGGACGCGGCGCTGCGCGCGGCGGGAGTCCGTTCCTGGCGGATCTGGCGGGACGGTCGGGAGCTGTTCCACCTGGTCGAATGCGAGGACTACCAGGCGATGCGCGCGGCGCTGCGCGACGACCCCGCCAATGTCGAATGGCAGCGGCGACTCGCCCCGCTGCTCGCCGTGCCGGACGACTACTCCGGCGGCGACAACGGCATCTCGATGGTCTGGCAGCTGCCGTGA
- a CDS encoding SDR family NAD(P)-dependent oxidoreductase — MSTASPSDGSLTGLRALVTGGASGIGLATAQTLLAGGAQVACLDLDPAGVTEPLIGIRCDVADDDGVPAAVAEAAKRLGGLDILVNNAGIGAQGTIEDGELDQWRTVFDVNLLGIVRVTRAALPWLRRSTTAAIVNTCSIAATAGLPRRALYSASKGAVSSLTLAMAADHAAEGIRVNCVNPGTVDTPWVQRLLAAAAAPDVEREALRRRQPIGRLVSAQEVAAAIAYLASPAAGATTGTALAVDGGMQGLRLPPPPR, encoded by the coding sequence ATGTCCACCGCTTCCCCGTCCGACGGTTCGCTCACGGGTCTGCGAGCCCTGGTGACCGGCGGCGCATCCGGTATCGGGCTCGCCACCGCGCAGACGCTGCTCGCCGGGGGCGCGCAGGTCGCCTGCCTCGATCTCGACCCGGCAGGTGTGACGGAGCCGCTGATCGGCATTCGGTGTGACGTCGCCGATGACGACGGGGTGCCCGCCGCGGTCGCCGAGGCGGCGAAGCGGCTCGGCGGCCTCGACATCCTCGTCAACAACGCGGGAATCGGTGCTCAGGGCACGATCGAGGACGGCGAGCTGGACCAGTGGCGCACGGTGTTCGACGTGAACCTGCTCGGCATCGTCCGAGTGACCAGGGCCGCTCTGCCATGGCTGCGTCGCTCCACGACCGCGGCGATCGTCAACACCTGTTCCATCGCCGCGACGGCGGGGCTGCCCCGCCGAGCGCTGTACAGCGCCAGCAAGGGCGCCGTGTCGTCGCTGACCCTCGCGATGGCCGCCGACCATGCAGCGGAGGGAATCCGGGTCAACTGTGTCAATCCGGGCACCGTGGACACGCCCTGGGTGCAGCGGCTGCTCGCCGCCGCGGCGGCCCCGGACGTCGAGCGCGAGGCGCTGCGCAGGCGACAGCCGATCGGCAGGCTCGTGTCGGCGCAGGAGGTCGCCGCCGCGATCGCCTATCTCGCGAGCCCCGCGGCGGGTGCGACCACGGGGACGGCGCTGGCCGTCGACGGCGGCATGCAGGGCCTGCGGCTGCCGCCCCCGCCGCGCTGA
- a CDS encoding GH1 family beta-glucosidase has product MPTPAPARQPDPALRFPPSFVWGVATSSYQIEGAVDEDGRGDSIWDVFSRRPGAVTRGESGDPACDHYHRWPQDVALLDDLGVDAYRLSIAWPRIQPTGRGPANRAGIEFYRRLLGGVRERGISPFVTMYHWDLPQALEETGGWRTRETALRFADYAALLHDELGDLVENWITLNEPYPSSMAGYAQGRHAPGASEGDGALAAAYHLLLGHGLTVAALRAQARPGDRLGITLNRSPVVPVSDSPADAAAAARLDCVLNHQFSDPVLGAGHPPELTEIFAGVSDFSFRRAEDLALIGAPLDFLGLNYYYRIHVSDAPHDEPEPAARTADDLGSDRTHRPAGVRRTGLGWPVEPAGLREVLTGLRARHGTLPPIYLTENGCAYPDPEESAAASTAGAGDAESARTAAPQDVERIDFLAEHLAVLRDVMAEGIDVRGYFLWSLLDNFEWAHGYGPRFGIVRVDYETQERTPRASFHWYKALLAAQQDSADDVGLATGG; this is encoded by the coding sequence GTGCCCACACCAGCACCCGCCCGCCAGCCCGACCCGGCGCTGCGCTTTCCGCCCTCCTTCGTCTGGGGAGTGGCGACGTCCTCGTATCAGATCGAGGGCGCGGTGGACGAGGACGGCCGGGGCGACTCGATCTGGGACGTGTTCAGCCGCCGTCCCGGCGCGGTGACCCGGGGCGAGAGCGGCGATCCGGCCTGCGATCACTACCATCGCTGGCCGCAGGACGTCGCGCTGCTCGACGATCTCGGCGTGGACGCCTACCGGCTGTCCATCGCATGGCCGCGCATCCAGCCGACCGGTCGGGGACCGGCCAACCGGGCCGGGATCGAGTTCTATCGGCGGCTGCTCGGCGGGGTGCGCGAGCGAGGCATCTCCCCCTTCGTCACGATGTACCACTGGGATCTGCCGCAGGCGCTCGAGGAGACCGGCGGCTGGCGGACGCGGGAGACCGCGCTGCGTTTCGCCGACTACGCGGCGCTCCTGCACGACGAACTCGGCGACCTCGTCGAGAACTGGATCACCCTGAACGAGCCCTATCCGTCGTCGATGGCGGGTTACGCCCAGGGTCGACACGCCCCCGGCGCCAGCGAGGGCGACGGCGCGCTCGCCGCCGCCTACCATCTGCTGCTCGGTCACGGCCTGACGGTGGCGGCGCTGCGCGCGCAGGCCAGACCCGGCGACCGTCTCGGCATCACCCTGAACCGCTCGCCCGTGGTCCCCGTATCGGACTCCCCCGCCGACGCGGCCGCGGCCGCCCGGCTGGACTGTGTGCTCAACCACCAGTTCAGCGACCCGGTGCTGGGGGCGGGGCACCCACCGGAGCTCACCGAGATCTTCGCCGGCGTGTCCGACTTCTCCTTCCGCCGTGCGGAGGACCTCGCGCTGATCGGCGCGCCGTTGGACTTCCTCGGGCTCAACTACTACTACCGGATCCACGTCTCCGACGCCCCGCACGACGAGCCGGAACCCGCGGCACGCACCGCCGACGATCTCGGGTCCGACCGCACGCACCGGCCCGCGGGAGTTCGACGCACCGGGTTGGGCTGGCCGGTCGAGCCCGCGGGCCTGCGTGAGGTGCTGACCGGGCTGCGCGCCCGGCACGGCACCCTGCCGCCGATCTACCTCACCGAGAACGGCTGTGCCTATCCCGATCCCGAGGAGTCGGCCGCGGCCTCGACGGCGGGGGCAGGGGACGCCGAGAGCGCACGGACCGCCGCGCCGCAGGACGTCGAACGGATCGACTTCCTGGCCGAGCATCTCGCCGTCCTGCGGGACGTCATGGCCGAGGGCATCGACGTGCGTGGCTACTTCCTCTGGTCGCTGCTCGACAACTTCGAGTGGGCCCACGGCTACGGTCCCCGCTTCGGCATCGTGCGGGTCGACTACGAGACGCAGGAGCGGACGCCCCGAGCGTCCTTCCACTGGTATAAGGCCCTGCTGGCCGCACAACAGGACTCGGCCGACGACGTCGGTCTCGCGACCGGCGGCTGA